A stretch of Myceligenerans xiligouense DNA encodes these proteins:
- a CDS encoding response regulator transcription factor, giving the protein MTPAPASPARRAVVVDDEAPLARLVAGYLEREGFETWVEHDGAAAVRLLHEVDPDVVVLDLGLPGVGGVEVCRRLRTFSDCYVVMLTARTAETDAVVGLSVGADDYVTKPFRPRELVARVQAMLRRPRPHRVLAAPAVARPAPPIEIGPLRIDVDGREVSLGGTPVPLTRTEFDVLTALAAKPGTALSRRDLIEAVWGRDWYGDEHLVDVHVLHVRQKLGDTAAEQRFVRTVRGFGYRIGTGERRRDGAGGRPTTNAAP; this is encoded by the coding sequence GTGACTCCCGCCCCCGCATCTCCCGCGCGCCGTGCCGTCGTGGTCGACGACGAGGCACCCCTGGCCCGGCTCGTCGCCGGGTACCTGGAACGGGAGGGCTTCGAGACGTGGGTGGAGCACGACGGCGCCGCGGCCGTGCGGCTCCTGCACGAGGTCGACCCCGACGTCGTGGTGCTCGACCTGGGCCTGCCCGGCGTCGGCGGTGTCGAGGTGTGCCGCCGCCTGCGGACCTTCTCGGACTGCTACGTCGTGATGCTCACGGCGCGCACCGCGGAGACCGACGCCGTCGTCGGCCTGTCGGTCGGCGCCGACGACTACGTGACCAAGCCGTTCCGGCCGCGCGAGCTCGTGGCCCGGGTCCAGGCGATGCTCCGCCGCCCGCGCCCGCACCGGGTGCTCGCCGCGCCGGCCGTGGCGCGGCCCGCGCCGCCGATCGAGATCGGGCCCCTGCGGATCGACGTCGACGGGCGGGAGGTCTCGCTCGGCGGCACGCCGGTGCCGCTCACGCGCACGGAGTTCGACGTCCTGACCGCGCTGGCCGCGAAGCCCGGGACGGCGCTGTCCCGCCGCGACCTGATCGAGGCCGTCTGGGGCCGGGACTGGTACGGCGACGAGCACCTCGTCGACGTCCACGTGCTGCACGTGCGCCAGAAGCTGGGTGACACCGCCGCCGAGCAGCGGTTCGTGCGCACGGTGCGCGGTTTCGGCTACCGCATCGGGACGGGCGAGCGGCGGCGGGACGGTGCCGGCGGGAGGCCGACGACGAACGCCGCGCCCTGA
- a CDS encoding sensor histidine kinase — protein sequence MRWSGFGTRLVLSMALVVLTGGVAAWLVAQAVGPGQFRSHMDAAEREPGTVTEHAREAFVEAGALTVAAALGASVLVSLVLAVVLSRRVAGSLDGMATVSAQVAAGRFGERVAAPRLGSEFDELAGAINGMAERLGHDEEMRHRLMADVSHELRTPVATISGYLDAIEDGVQDLNPATTQMLRAQAARLTRLAEDLSAVGAAQSGGLPLDLRVVAPAQLVELAARAARPQYAARQVRLFAHVEHGVPAVAADRDRFGQILGNLLENALRHTPRGGEVRLTAQRYRHEVRFVVSDSGEGIPPEHLPYVFERFYRVDAARDRGHGGSGIGLAIVRSLVVAHGGTVTAHSRGAGQGAAFVVGLPPAPSRRRSPVPMR from the coding sequence ATGAGGTGGTCGGGCTTCGGGACCCGCCTGGTCCTGTCCATGGCCCTGGTGGTCCTCACCGGCGGCGTCGCCGCCTGGCTCGTGGCCCAGGCGGTGGGCCCCGGCCAGTTCCGCTCCCACATGGATGCCGCCGAGCGGGAACCGGGGACCGTCACGGAACACGCCCGGGAGGCGTTCGTCGAGGCCGGCGCCCTCACCGTCGCCGCCGCCCTGGGCGCCTCCGTCCTGGTCTCGCTCGTGCTCGCGGTCGTGCTCTCCCGCCGCGTGGCCGGCTCGCTCGACGGCATGGCGACGGTCTCCGCGCAGGTCGCGGCGGGACGGTTCGGCGAGCGCGTCGCCGCCCCGCGCCTCGGCTCCGAGTTCGACGAGCTCGCCGGAGCGATCAACGGCATGGCCGAACGCCTCGGCCACGACGAGGAGATGCGCCACCGTCTCATGGCCGACGTCTCCCACGAGCTGCGCACCCCCGTGGCCACGATCTCCGGCTACCTCGACGCGATCGAGGACGGCGTCCAGGACCTGAACCCGGCCACCACCCAGATGCTGCGCGCGCAGGCGGCGCGCCTCACGCGGCTCGCGGAGGACCTGTCCGCGGTCGGCGCCGCGCAGTCCGGTGGGCTGCCGCTCGACCTGCGGGTCGTCGCCCCGGCGCAGCTCGTGGAGCTCGCGGCCCGGGCCGCGCGCCCGCAGTACGCCGCCCGCCAGGTGCGCCTGTTCGCCCACGTGGAGCACGGCGTGCCCGCGGTCGCCGCGGACCGCGACCGGTTCGGGCAGATCCTGGGCAACCTCCTGGAGAACGCGCTCCGCCACACGCCCCGGGGAGGCGAGGTGCGGCTGACCGCGCAGCGCTACCGGCACGAGGTCCGGTTCGTCGTCTCCGACTCGGGCGAGGGCATCCCCCCGGAGCATCTCCCGTACGTGTTCGAGCGTTTCTACCGCGTCGACGCCGCCCGTGACCGCGGGCACGGCGGCTCCGGGATCGGCCTGGCGATCGTCCGGTCGCTCGTCGTCGCGCACGGCGGCACCGTGACCGCGCACAGCCGGGGAGCGGGTCAGGGCGCGGCGTTCGTCGTCGGCCTCCCGCCGGCACCGTCCCGCCGCCGCTCGCCCGTCCCGATGCGGTAG
- a CDS encoding ABC-F family ATP-binding cassette domain-containing protein, with product MITAHGVELRFGARALLNPATFRVGPGDRIGLVGRNGAGKTTLTKTLAGETLPAAGQITRGNEIGYLPQDPRTGDLDVIAMNRVLSARELDKLIAKMRATEAEMASEDPDVMAKALDRYPRLEARFLAAGGYAAEAEAQVITANLGLDQRVLAQPLHTLSGGQRRRIELARILFSGVDTLLLDEPTNHLDADSITWLRDYLRAYSGGFIVISHDVDLLRACVNKVFHLDANRGELDQYAMGWDNYQKQRETDERRRRRERDNAEKKASALLSQANKMRAKATKATAAQNMIRRAEQMLDGAEGVRQNDRVAKLRFPTPAPCGKTPITASGLSKSYGSLEVFTGVDLAIDRGSRVVILGLNGAGKTTMLRLLAGVEKPDSGTVDAGHGLKLGYYAQEHDTLDMNVTVVENLRHAAPDLTDTQVRNTLGSFLFSGDDADKPTHVLSGGEKTRLALATLVVSSANVLLLDEPTNNLDPASRAEILGALKTYEGAVVMVTHDDGAVDALEPERVLLLPDGDEDLWNESYAELVSLA from the coding sequence GTGATCACCGCCCATGGCGTGGAGCTGCGCTTCGGCGCCCGCGCACTGCTGAACCCCGCGACCTTCCGGGTCGGGCCGGGCGACCGCATCGGGCTGGTGGGCCGCAACGGTGCCGGCAAGACGACGCTCACCAAGACCCTCGCGGGCGAGACCCTTCCCGCCGCGGGCCAGATCACGCGCGGCAACGAAATCGGCTACCTGCCGCAGGACCCCCGCACCGGGGACCTCGACGTGATCGCGATGAACCGCGTGCTGTCCGCGCGCGAGCTCGACAAGCTCATCGCCAAGATGCGTGCCACCGAGGCCGAGATGGCCTCCGAGGATCCGGACGTCATGGCGAAGGCCCTGGACCGCTACCCGCGGCTGGAGGCGCGCTTCCTCGCCGCGGGCGGGTACGCCGCCGAGGCGGAGGCGCAGGTCATCACCGCGAACCTGGGCCTCGACCAGCGCGTGCTCGCCCAGCCGCTGCACACCCTGTCGGGTGGTCAGCGCCGCCGTATCGAGCTGGCGCGCATCCTGTTCTCCGGCGTCGACACGCTGCTGCTCGACGAGCCCACCAACCACCTCGACGCCGACTCCATCACCTGGCTGCGCGACTACCTGCGCGCGTACAGCGGCGGTTTCATCGTCATCTCGCACGACGTCGACCTGCTGCGCGCCTGCGTCAACAAGGTGTTCCACCTGGACGCCAACCGCGGCGAGCTCGACCAGTACGCCATGGGGTGGGACAACTACCAGAAGCAGCGGGAGACGGACGAGCGCCGTCGCCGGCGGGAACGCGACAACGCCGAGAAGAAGGCGTCCGCGCTCCTGTCCCAGGCCAACAAGATGCGGGCGAAGGCCACCAAGGCCACCGCCGCGCAGAACATGATCCGCCGCGCCGAGCAGATGCTCGACGGCGCCGAGGGGGTGCGGCAGAACGACCGGGTCGCCAAGCTCCGGTTCCCGACGCCCGCCCCCTGCGGCAAGACGCCCATCACGGCGAGCGGGCTGTCCAAGTCCTACGGCTCGCTCGAGGTGTTCACCGGCGTGGACCTGGCGATCGACCGCGGTTCGCGAGTGGTCATCCTCGGCCTGAACGGCGCGGGCAAGACGACGATGCTGCGGCTGCTCGCCGGCGTCGAGAAGCCGGACTCCGGGACCGTGGACGCCGGGCACGGGCTCAAGCTCGGCTACTACGCCCAGGAGCACGACACCCTCGACATGAACGTCACGGTCGTGGAGAACCTCCGGCACGCCGCACCCGACCTCACCGACACGCAGGTGCGCAACACGCTCGGCTCGTTCCTCTTCTCCGGGGACGACGCCGACAAGCCCACGCACGTCCTGTCCGGCGGCGAGAAGACCCGCCTGGCCCTGGCGACGCTCGTCGTCTCCAGCGCCAACGTGCTCCTGCTCGACGAGCCCACGAACAACCTCGACCCGGCCTCCCGCGCGGAGATCCTCGGCGCGCTGAAGACGTACGAGGGCGCCGTCGTCATGGTCACCCACGACGACGGCGCCGTCGACGCCCTCGAGCCCGAGCGTGTCCTGCTCCTGCCGGACGGTGACGAGGACCTCTGGAACGAGAGCTACGCGGAGCTGGTCAGCCTCGCGTAG
- a CDS encoding SRPBCC family protein, which yields MDLVHEFTVPADVATTFATFDDVESVVDCFPGAQVTSVDGDTFAGSVKIKLGPIALTFSGVGEFTEKELAADGSSGRMVLSAKGKDKRGNGTAGAQAVVVLTPGDGAAGGPSTDVEVRTDLQIGGKVASLGRGLVQDVSDKMLGRFTDCLEKKLAA from the coding sequence ATGGATCTGGTCCACGAGTTCACGGTGCCCGCCGACGTCGCGACCACGTTCGCGACGTTCGACGACGTCGAGTCGGTGGTCGACTGCTTCCCCGGCGCGCAGGTGACGTCGGTGGACGGGGACACGTTCGCGGGGTCCGTGAAGATCAAGCTCGGCCCGATCGCGCTGACCTTCAGCGGCGTCGGCGAGTTCACGGAGAAGGAGCTCGCCGCGGACGGCAGCTCCGGGCGCATGGTGCTGTCCGCGAAGGGCAAGGACAAGCGCGGCAACGGCACGGCGGGCGCGCAGGCCGTCGTCGTCCTGACGCCCGGGGACGGCGCGGCCGGCGGGCCCTCCACCGACGTCGAGGTGCGGACCGACCTCCAGATCGGCGGCAAGGTCGCGAGCCTGGGCCGCGGCCTGGTGCAGGACGTCTCCGACAAGATGCTGGGCCGCTTCACGGACTGCCTGGAGAAGAAGCTGGCCGCGTAG
- a CDS encoding FAD binding domain-containing protein, producing MIPAPFEYARPTSVDEALSLLAESDDAKVIAGGQSLLPVLRMRLGAPELVVDIGRIDTLRGIREVSSTDPVAGGGGAIEIGAMTPYHEILASSRVRGELGLLHDAVSQVGDPQIRHLGTLGGSLAHADPAGDCGAVALALEAEMVVAGPAGERVVPAADFFQDLFTTAVGEDELLVAVRFPVHPGWGHRYEKFVRIAQQWPIVAVGACVHMADGKTITEARIGLTNMGPTPLRARAVEEALVGVTPTPEAVAAACASAADGTSPPSDLNGDADYRRHLVTVLARRAVLAAAGAA from the coding sequence ATGATCCCCGCACCGTTCGAGTACGCCCGCCCCACCAGCGTCGACGAGGCGCTCAGCCTGCTCGCGGAGTCCGACGACGCCAAGGTCATCGCCGGAGGCCAGTCGCTCCTGCCCGTGCTGCGCATGCGCCTCGGCGCCCCCGAGCTCGTGGTCGACATCGGCCGCATCGACACGCTGCGCGGCATCCGGGAGGTCTCCTCCACCGACCCGGTCGCCGGAGGCGGTGGCGCCATCGAGATCGGCGCGATGACGCCGTACCACGAGATCCTCGCCTCCTCCCGGGTCCGCGGGGAACTCGGTCTCCTGCACGACGCCGTCTCCCAGGTGGGCGACCCGCAGATCCGGCACCTCGGCACGCTGGGCGGATCGCTCGCCCACGCCGACCCGGCCGGCGACTGCGGCGCGGTGGCCCTCGCGCTCGAGGCCGAGATGGTCGTCGCCGGGCCCGCCGGCGAACGGGTGGTCCCCGCCGCCGACTTCTTCCAGGACCTGTTCACCACCGCCGTCGGCGAGGACGAACTGCTCGTCGCCGTCCGCTTCCCCGTGCATCCCGGGTGGGGCCACCGGTACGAGAAGTTCGTGCGCATCGCCCAGCAGTGGCCCATCGTCGCCGTCGGCGCGTGCGTGCACATGGCCGACGGGAAGACCATCACCGAGGCGCGGATCGGCCTGACCAACATGGGTCCCACACCCCTGCGGGCGCGTGCCGTCGAGGAGGCGCTCGTGGGCGTGACACCGACGCCGGAGGCGGTCGCGGCGGCGTGCGCCTCCGCGGCCGACGGCACCAGCCCGCCGTCGGACCTCAACGGGGACGCCGACTACCGGCGGCACCTCGTCACCGTGCTCGCCCGGCGGGCCGTTCTCGCGGCGGCGGGGGCTGCGTGA
- a CDS encoding xanthine dehydrogenase family protein molybdopterin-binding subunit — protein MTATEEAPATAEAAGGEEIGRDRRRKEDRRLITGRTRWTDNLAPPGTLHLAMVRSPYAHANIAGIDTRAASRAPNVVTVLTGTDLADTQGVLANAWPITPDQVAPEHKPVAVDRVAFAGEIVAVVVARSAAAAADAAELVDVDYAELPAALELKDAAAATPENGGALAHPDLGTNNSARWIFDSAEAGTGGDVEDAIATARTDGIVIEREYRQQRLIPAFMEPRSVVVDPTGEQITVWSATQIPHITRFLLAATTGVPESKIRVIAPDVGGGFGGKLQTTPEEWAAFAIARRLGKPVKYTETRSESLLAAHHGRDQWQKLTLAARADGTVTGLKVELLADLGAYVALVGGGVPVLGAFMFNAIYKFPAYRFDCRTVLTNKTWTDAYRGAGRPEATFAIERLMDELAAELGRDPLEVRRQNWITHDEFPFTTVAGLTYDSGDYESATTQAVETFGYEDLRAEQARRREERDPVQLGIGISTFTEMCGLAPSRVLGSLDYGAGGWEHAQIRMLPTGKVEVTTGASAHGQGHETAFSQIVADRLGVPFEDVEVLHGDTQVAPRGLDTYGSRSLTVGGEALALAADKVVAKAKPWAAHLLEADAGDVEFARGKFTVTGTGEGKTIQEIALAAFAAHDYPEGIEPSIDAEVTFDPVNFSFPHGTHLCAVEVDTETGAVSLRKYVCVDDVGTVINPLIVAGQVHGGLVQGIAQALWEEAVYDDAGTLLSGTLADYLVPSAADLISFDTAHRSTPATSNSLGAKGVGEAGTIASTPAVVNAVVDALRPYGVHDVQMPCTPARVWQAIAEGNRP, from the coding sequence ATGACCGCCACGGAAGAGGCCCCGGCCACGGCGGAAGCCGCCGGCGGCGAGGAGATCGGCCGCGACCGGCGCCGCAAGGAGGACCGGCGGCTCATCACCGGACGCACCCGCTGGACCGACAACCTGGCCCCGCCCGGCACCCTGCACCTGGCCATGGTGCGCAGCCCGTACGCGCACGCGAACATCGCGGGCATCGACACCCGGGCCGCGTCCCGCGCCCCGAACGTCGTCACCGTGCTGACCGGCACCGACCTCGCCGACACCCAGGGCGTGCTCGCCAACGCGTGGCCCATCACACCCGACCAGGTCGCGCCCGAGCACAAGCCCGTCGCGGTCGACCGCGTGGCCTTCGCCGGAGAGATCGTCGCCGTCGTCGTCGCCCGCAGCGCCGCCGCGGCCGCCGACGCCGCCGAGCTGGTCGACGTCGACTACGCGGAGCTGCCCGCCGCCCTCGAGCTCAAGGACGCCGCCGCGGCGACGCCCGAGAACGGTGGCGCCCTCGCGCACCCCGACCTGGGCACCAACAACTCCGCCCGGTGGATCTTCGACTCCGCCGAGGCCGGGACCGGCGGCGACGTCGAGGACGCCATCGCCACCGCCCGGACCGACGGCATCGTCATCGAACGCGAGTACCGCCAGCAGCGGCTCATCCCGGCGTTCATGGAGCCCCGCTCCGTCGTCGTCGACCCCACCGGCGAGCAGATCACCGTCTGGTCCGCCACCCAGATCCCGCACATCACCCGCTTCCTCCTGGCCGCCACCACCGGCGTGCCCGAGTCGAAGATCCGGGTCATCGCGCCCGACGTCGGCGGCGGGTTCGGCGGCAAGCTCCAGACCACGCCGGAGGAATGGGCGGCGTTCGCCATCGCACGCCGCCTCGGCAAGCCCGTCAAGTACACCGAGACGCGCTCCGAGTCCCTGCTCGCCGCCCACCACGGGCGCGACCAGTGGCAGAAGCTCACCCTCGCCGCCCGCGCCGACGGCACCGTCACCGGCCTCAAGGTGGAACTGCTCGCCGACCTCGGCGCCTACGTCGCCCTCGTCGGCGGCGGCGTGCCCGTGCTCGGCGCGTTCATGTTCAACGCCATCTACAAGTTCCCCGCCTACCGGTTCGACTGCCGCACCGTCCTGACCAACAAGACCTGGACCGACGCCTACCGCGGCGCCGGACGCCCCGAGGCCACGTTCGCCATCGAGCGCCTCATGGACGAGCTGGCCGCCGAGCTGGGCCGCGACCCCCTCGAGGTGCGCCGCCAGAACTGGATCACGCACGACGAGTTCCCGTTCACCACCGTCGCCGGACTCACCTACGACTCCGGCGACTACGAGTCCGCCACCACGCAGGCCGTCGAGACCTTCGGCTACGAGGACCTCCGCGCCGAACAGGCCCGGCGCCGCGAGGAGCGCGACCCCGTCCAGCTCGGCATCGGCATCTCCACCTTCACCGAGATGTGCGGCCTCGCCCCCTCCCGCGTGCTCGGCAGCCTCGACTACGGCGCCGGCGGCTGGGAGCACGCCCAGATCCGCATGCTCCCCACCGGCAAGGTCGAGGTCACCACCGGCGCCAGCGCCCACGGTCAGGGCCACGAGACCGCGTTCAGCCAGATCGTCGCCGACCGCCTCGGCGTCCCCTTCGAGGACGTCGAGGTGCTGCACGGCGACACCCAGGTCGCCCCCCGCGGCCTCGACACCTACGGGTCGCGGTCGCTCACCGTGGGCGGCGAGGCGCTGGCGCTCGCGGCCGACAAGGTGGTGGCCAAGGCCAAGCCGTGGGCCGCGCACCTGCTGGAGGCCGACGCCGGCGACGTCGAGTTCGCCCGCGGGAAGTTCACCGTGACCGGCACCGGCGAGGGAAAGACCATCCAGGAGATCGCGCTCGCCGCCTTCGCCGCGCACGACTACCCCGAGGGCATCGAGCCCAGCATCGACGCCGAGGTCACGTTCGACCCGGTGAACTTCTCCTTCCCGCACGGCACCCACCTGTGCGCCGTCGAGGTGGACACGGAGACCGGAGCCGTCTCCTTGCGCAAGTACGTGTGCGTCGACGACGTCGGTACCGTCATCAACCCGCTCATCGTCGCGGGGCAGGTGCACGGCGGGCTGGTGCAGGGCATCGCCCAGGCCCTGTGGGAGGAGGCCGTGTACGACGACGCCGGCACGCTGCTCTCCGGCACCCTCGCCGACTATCTCGTCCCCAGCGCCGCCGACCTCATCAGCTTCGACACCGCGCACCGCAGCACGCCCGCCACCTCCAACTCCCTCGGCGCCAAGGGCGTCGGCGAGGCCGGGACCATCGCGTCCACGCCCGCCGTGGTGAACGCCGTCGTCGACGCCCTGCGCCCGTACGGCGTGCACGACGTCCAGATGCCGTGCACGCCCGCGCGTGTCTGGCAGGCCATCGCCGAAGGGAACAGGCCATGA
- a CDS encoding (2Fe-2S)-binding protein: MTRIDLTVDGAKVSDDVEPRLLLVQYLRERLGKTGTVIGCDTASCGACTVHLDGRSVKSCNVLAVQADGATVTTIEGLPADGALHPVQEAFHECHALQCGFCTPGMIMQAADLLAENPAPTEDEIREGLEGNLCRCTGYHNIVRAVQVAAGSGAAAGAGHGTDGGTA, translated from the coding sequence ATGACCAGGATCGATCTCACCGTCGACGGCGCGAAGGTGTCCGACGACGTCGAACCCCGCCTGCTGCTCGTGCAGTACCTGCGCGAGCGGCTCGGCAAGACCGGAACGGTGATCGGCTGCGACACCGCCAGCTGCGGTGCCTGCACCGTTCATCTGGACGGCCGCAGCGTGAAGTCGTGCAACGTGCTGGCCGTGCAGGCCGACGGCGCCACGGTCACCACCATCGAGGGGCTTCCCGCCGACGGCGCCCTGCACCCCGTCCAGGAGGCGTTCCACGAGTGTCACGCCCTCCAGTGCGGGTTCTGCACGCCCGGCATGATCATGCAGGCCGCGGACCTGCTCGCCGAGAACCCCGCACCGACCGAGGACGAGATCCGGGAAGGGCTGGAGGGCAACCTCTGCCGATGCACCGGCTACCACAACATCGTGCGCGCGGTGCAGGTCGCCGCGGGCAGCGGGGCCGCGGCCGGCGCCGGGCACGGAACGGACGGAGGCACGGCATGA
- a CDS encoding endo-1,4-beta-xylanase produces MTSSSLFAPPVTHRPDPSLAHRRADVRLTLRGPGGEALAGRDVTVRQTRHAFWFGCIGFDLVDLANGDSRDPGYDQRLADAWLDVFNQATLPFYWGTFEPRRGAPHTARLRRAAEWFAERGVAVKGHPLVWHTVQPGWLLDVAREGGDAVTDAGLAEVERLQRERIRRDVAGLAGVIDTWDAINEVVIMPVFTAEDNAVTPLARARGRVEMIRMAVDEARAANPSATLLLNDFDMSTAYECLIEAVLEAGIRIDRLGLQSHMHQGWWGEEKTARVLERFARYGIPIHLTETTLLSGDLMPEHIVDLNDWQVDDWPSTAEGEARQAEELEAYLRQLLAHPAVEAFTYWGLSDRGMWLNAPGGLLRADGSPKPAYDRLRDLVKGEWWLAPTTLRTDDDGRVDVTGFLGDYEVSLPGARGGSPVSFSLDTPGRGERTLHFS; encoded by the coding sequence ATGACGTCGTCGTCCCTCTTCGCGCCGCCCGTGACCCACCGTCCCGACCCCTCGCTCGCCCACCGCCGCGCGGACGTCCGCCTCACGCTGCGCGGCCCCGGCGGGGAGGCCCTGGCCGGCAGGGACGTCACCGTGCGCCAGACCCGGCACGCGTTCTGGTTCGGGTGCATCGGGTTCGACCTCGTGGACCTCGCGAACGGCGACTCGCGTGACCCCGGGTACGACCAGCGCCTCGCCGACGCCTGGCTGGACGTCTTCAACCAGGCCACGCTCCCGTTCTACTGGGGCACGTTCGAGCCGCGACGCGGCGCGCCGCACACGGCCCGCCTGCGCCGGGCGGCCGAGTGGTTCGCGGAACGCGGCGTCGCGGTCAAGGGCCACCCGCTGGTGTGGCACACGGTCCAGCCCGGGTGGCTGCTCGACGTCGCCCGCGAGGGCGGCGACGCGGTCACCGACGCCGGCCTGGCCGAGGTGGAGCGGCTGCAGCGCGAACGCATCCGGCGGGACGTCGCGGGGCTCGCGGGCGTGATCGACACCTGGGACGCCATCAACGAAGTGGTGATCATGCCCGTCTTCACCGCCGAGGACAACGCGGTCACGCCGCTCGCCCGGGCGCGCGGCCGGGTGGAGATGATCCGGATGGCCGTGGACGAGGCGCGCGCCGCCAACCCGTCCGCGACCCTCCTGCTGAACGACTTCGACATGTCGACGGCGTACGAGTGCCTCATCGAGGCCGTGCTGGAGGCGGGCATCCGGATCGACCGCCTCGGCCTGCAGTCCCACATGCACCAGGGATGGTGGGGCGAGGAGAAGACGGCCCGCGTGCTGGAGCGGTTCGCCCGCTACGGCATCCCGATCCACCTCACCGAGACCACGCTGCTGTCGGGCGACCTCATGCCGGAGCACATCGTGGACCTCAACGACTGGCAGGTCGACGACTGGCCCAGCACCGCCGAGGGCGAGGCCCGGCAGGCCGAGGAGCTGGAGGCGTACCTCCGGCAGCTGCTGGCGCACCCGGCCGTGGAGGCGTTCACCTACTGGGGGCTGAGCGACCGGGGCATGTGGCTGAACGCGCCCGGCGGCCTGCTGCGCGCCGACGGCTCGCCCAAGCCGGCCTACGACCGCCTCCGCGACCTGGTCAAGGGCGAGTGGTGGCTGGCACCCACCACCCTGCGCACGGACGACGACGGCCGCGTGGACGTGACGGGCTTCCTCGGCGACTACGAGGTCTCCCTGCCCGGAGCGCGGGGCGGGTCGCCGGTCTCCTTCTCCCTGGACACCCCGGGGCGCGGGGAACGGACGCTGCACTTCTCCTGA